The following are from one region of the Thermococcus cleftensis genome:
- a CDS encoding transglutaminase domain-containing protein, whose product MVQRKQVTFLTITLISLLLTSIALRPVIIKAPPGTKSIEELLSPKLPPGNETNETGPPGEPNLVLLVSGAAHTHYLRLNVYTDYEAGRWVTRNATAVQRNVIAPPEITVPHHAERDNVTVVSFTPLTGNLFTSLYTTRVEGAGAEVVPEYNLFRTGLRVSSYSFSSVSYTFDWPHLVNLTAGNQSIYLSAPNDTRLESLARGITLGSLSDYEKAVRIARYLAENYRVEDDVAPPEGTDRLRWFLLDSKAGTPYDFATAFVILARLNDLPARLVEGLYIEAIPQTQVVTEKNRHFWAEVYFNGAGWLVFDPLHPDPNVYTPFELSIRGVPPILEPNGTGTLGIRFERVASESGARVEVKAPEVGVIALINESGIHNVTIGPFWKPGYYPIIVNASTERGESIVRFAQVLVPGELSARPNRTAVNLLKSGSEEVEITVYGTGKIDLETDSRLVESWSAIETVRNETKIYVRLNAPADYPNGLHVEKLVVTKDGQKFPVYLPVIVVERTEVKANVPKTLTAGEFLNLTGEVITPTGERPTRGKAAAFISDGNRMILLGVSNVSNGTFSVLARIPPYLEPGTGQVMLYYIAPIGYPYLPGGNVVTVRIRGLSRFSLSGPILTRPGNVTIVGTLRDGAGRPIANASVNYYLDGRPLGGTKTLTSGGFSLRLYLPEVGRHVLTLEHPGSKDYAPSVLNVTVAAVELELPREVEAGPGEPVKISGRVIGIEDAVIEAYVFPEKTYTVRVANGSFSLTLEPFQTVGEKSVEFRQGARVLGRTAVKVVSPLRIEALTKRAEGEEKARVELKVTDVLDEPVEGIQLEVKAGNFSTLALTNGSGIATVYLPVPDEETNETVTVVFRGSTYYLPTRAELHIVLSREKSFPWPYLVVLAIVGVLAGKYWLGRTRREETSGRTVKIIFRDGLPLFRKGEEIELEVECGGEAELRVDGTPLGRGRRFRLDLPPGRHEIEAICGDEVERTAVRVVPSYGKVVVEDYERCFLPWARKAGLNVEELTPREIAKALKDMMYPWEPINVVTETLERVKYGGGEVTREEFIRFHRAMLELTGGECVV is encoded by the coding sequence ATGGTGCAAAGAAAGCAAGTGACCTTTCTCACCATAACCCTAATCTCCCTGCTCCTCACTTCGATCGCCCTGAGGCCAGTCATCATAAAGGCGCCCCCGGGGACGAAGAGCATCGAGGAGCTCCTCTCCCCAAAGCTTCCGCCCGGGAACGAGACCAACGAGACCGGACCGCCCGGGGAACCAAACCTCGTTCTTCTGGTCAGCGGGGCAGCACACACCCACTACCTGAGGCTCAACGTTTACACGGACTACGAGGCAGGAAGGTGGGTGACCAGGAACGCCACGGCGGTTCAGAGGAACGTCATCGCCCCACCGGAGATAACCGTTCCACACCATGCCGAGAGGGACAACGTGACGGTGGTATCTTTCACACCCCTCACCGGGAACCTCTTCACGTCCCTCTACACGACGAGGGTCGAGGGGGCCGGGGCGGAGGTGGTGCCGGAGTACAACCTCTTCAGAACCGGCCTGAGGGTAAGTTCCTACTCCTTCTCCTCGGTCAGCTACACATTTGACTGGCCCCACCTGGTGAACCTCACAGCTGGAAACCAGAGCATCTACCTCTCCGCCCCCAACGACACGAGGCTGGAATCTCTGGCTAGGGGGATAACCCTCGGCTCGCTCTCGGACTACGAGAAGGCCGTCAGGATAGCTAGATACTTGGCCGAGAACTATCGGGTGGAGGACGATGTAGCTCCACCGGAAGGCACCGACAGGCTGAGGTGGTTCCTCCTTGACTCGAAGGCTGGCACTCCGTACGACTTCGCAACGGCCTTCGTGATCCTCGCGAGGCTCAACGACCTTCCCGCGAGGCTGGTGGAGGGCCTATACATCGAGGCGATACCCCAGACCCAGGTCGTGACCGAGAAAAACAGGCACTTCTGGGCGGAGGTTTACTTCAACGGCGCCGGCTGGCTAGTCTTCGACCCCCTCCACCCAGACCCGAACGTTTACACCCCCTTCGAGCTGTCAATCAGGGGTGTCCCCCCGATTCTCGAACCGAACGGGACGGGAACCCTGGGGATCAGGTTCGAGCGCGTGGCGAGCGAGAGCGGGGCAAGGGTTGAGGTAAAGGCACCGGAAGTTGGTGTCATTGCCCTAATCAACGAATCGGGGATACACAACGTGACAATCGGCCCGTTCTGGAAACCCGGATACTACCCCATAATAGTGAACGCCTCGACTGAAAGGGGAGAGAGCATCGTAAGGTTCGCCCAGGTTTTGGTTCCGGGCGAGCTTTCGGCGAGGCCAAACCGGACGGCCGTTAATCTGCTCAAGAGCGGGAGCGAGGAGGTTGAAATCACGGTTTACGGAACGGGGAAAATCGACCTGGAGACCGATTCACGCCTCGTTGAGTCCTGGTCCGCCATCGAAACGGTAAGAAACGAGACGAAGATCTACGTCAGGCTCAACGCCCCGGCCGACTACCCAAACGGCCTCCACGTGGAGAAGCTGGTGGTGACGAAGGACGGCCAGAAGTTCCCCGTTTACCTGCCGGTGATCGTTGTTGAGAGGACGGAGGTGAAAGCCAACGTTCCAAAAACCCTGACCGCGGGGGAGTTCCTTAACTTAACGGGCGAGGTGATTACCCCCACGGGCGAAAGACCGACAAGGGGCAAGGCAGCGGCCTTCATCAGCGACGGGAATAGAATGATCCTCCTCGGGGTTTCCAACGTCTCGAACGGAACCTTCTCCGTTCTCGCCAGGATTCCTCCGTACCTCGAACCCGGAACGGGACAGGTGATGCTCTACTACATCGCACCCATTGGATATCCCTACCTCCCAGGAGGCAACGTGGTCACGGTCAGAATCAGGGGGCTCTCCAGATTCTCGCTTTCCGGGCCGATTCTGACCAGACCTGGCAACGTTACCATCGTCGGGACGCTGAGGGACGGAGCGGGAAGGCCGATAGCCAACGCCAGCGTGAATTATTACCTTGACGGAAGGCCGTTGGGAGGGACAAAAACCCTGACGAGCGGGGGCTTCTCGCTGAGACTTTACCTTCCAGAGGTCGGGAGGCACGTTCTGACCCTGGAACACCCGGGGAGCAAGGATTACGCGCCCTCCGTCCTGAACGTCACCGTCGCGGCGGTGGAGCTTGAGCTGCCGAGGGAGGTAGAGGCAGGACCCGGGGAGCCGGTCAAAATCAGCGGGAGGGTGATCGGAATAGAGGACGCTGTGATAGAGGCCTACGTGTTCCCTGAAAAGACCTACACCGTTAGAGTGGCCAACGGAAGCTTCAGCCTGACCCTCGAGCCATTCCAGACCGTTGGCGAGAAGTCCGTGGAGTTCAGGCAGGGAGCGAGGGTCCTCGGGAGGACGGCGGTGAAGGTGGTCTCACCCCTGAGGATAGAGGCCCTCACCAAACGGGCGGAGGGAGAGGAGAAGGCCCGGGTGGAACTCAAGGTGACCGACGTCCTGGACGAACCCGTGGAGGGGATCCAGCTCGAGGTGAAGGCGGGGAACTTCTCAACCCTAGCCCTCACCAACGGCTCGGGAATAGCGACCGTTTACCTCCCTGTGCCCGACGAGGAGACCAACGAAACGGTGACGGTTGTCTTCAGGGGTTCGACTTACTACCTCCCCACGAGGGCCGAGCTTCACATCGTCCTCTCGAGGGAGAAGAGCTTTCCCTGGCCTTACCTGGTTGTCCTGGCGATCGTCGGCGTCCTCGCAGGGAAGTACTGGCTTGGAAGGACGAGGCGGGAAGAGACCTCGGGAAGAACCGTCAAGATAATCTTCCGGGACGGTTTGCCCCTCTTCAGGAAGGGCGAGGAGATCGAGCTGGAGGTGGAGTGCGGCGGTGAGGCCGAGCTCCGCGTCGATGGGACGCCGCTCGGCAGGGGGAGAAGGTTCCGGCTGGACCTTCCGCCGGGGAGGCACGAGATTGAAGCCATCTGCGGGGACGAAGTTGAAAGGACCGCGGTCAGGGTGGTTCCGAGCTACGGCAAAGTGGTGGTCGAGGACTACGAGAGGTGCTTCCTCCCATGGGCCAGGAAAGCCGGACTCAATGTCGAGGAACTGACGCCGAGGGAAATAGCGAAGGCGTTGAAGGACATGATGTACCCCTGGGAGCCCATCAACGTGGTGACGGAGACACTCGAGAGAGTCAAGTACGGCGGAGGGGAGGTGACGAGGGAGGAGTTCATACGCTTCCACCGCGCGATGCTCGAGCTTACCGGGGGTGAATGCGTTGTTTAA
- a CDS encoding BtpA/SgcQ family protein, whose protein sequence is MDFGRKPLIGMVHLKPLPGSYLYDGNLEAVIERAIRDARTLEKAGFDAIMVENFGDVPFPKYVDKTTVAAFTAVAKAVRDEVSIPLGINVLRNDGIAAYSIAYAVKADFIRVNVLSGVAYTDQGVIEGIAHELARLRKLLPSRIEVFADVHVKHAVHFFDFEDAIRDTVERGLADAVVVSGKATGKPVDVEKLALAKRISPVPVVVGSGTSYNNLPELWKYADAFIVGTWIKHDGKVENEVSLERAGKLVELARNLRKTYP, encoded by the coding sequence ATGGACTTTGGAAGGAAGCCGCTCATCGGAATGGTACACCTCAAGCCCCTTCCCGGCTCGTACCTCTACGACGGGAACCTTGAGGCGGTCATCGAGAGAGCTATACGCGATGCCAGGACGTTAGAAAAAGCGGGCTTTGACGCGATAATGGTGGAAAACTTCGGCGATGTTCCGTTCCCGAAGTACGTGGACAAGACGACAGTGGCCGCTTTTACCGCGGTGGCCAAAGCGGTGCGCGACGAGGTGAGCATTCCCCTCGGAATAAACGTTCTCCGCAACGACGGGATAGCCGCTTACTCCATAGCCTACGCCGTCAAAGCGGACTTCATAAGGGTGAACGTGCTGAGCGGTGTGGCTTACACCGACCAGGGCGTAATCGAGGGCATCGCCCACGAGCTGGCAAGGCTCAGAAAACTCCTTCCGAGCAGAATAGAGGTCTTCGCCGACGTCCACGTCAAGCACGCGGTCCACTTCTTCGACTTCGAGGACGCCATCAGGGACACCGTTGAGAGGGGCCTTGCAGATGCCGTAGTGGTGAGCGGGAAGGCAACAGGAAAACCCGTCGATGTGGAAAAGCTCGCCCTGGCTAAGAGGATCTCGCCGGTGCCAGTGGTGGTGGGTTCGGGCACTTCCTACAACAACCTTCCCGAGCTGTGGAAGTACGCCGATGCCTTCATAGTTGGCACGTGGATCAAGCACGACGGCAAGGTTGAGAACGAGGTCTCGCTTGAGAGGGCTGGAAAGCTGGTGGAACTGGCGAGAAATCTTCGAAAAACCTATCCGTAA
- the glmM gene encoding phosphoglucosamine mutase, which translates to MGKYFGTSGIREVVNEKLTPELALNVGRALGTFLEGGTVVVGMDTRTSGEMVKQALISGLLSTGVDVVDIGLAPTPLTGFAIKLYNADAGVTITASHNPPEYNGIKVWQANGMAYTPEMENRLEAILESGNFRKAPWNEIGAPRKADPREEYIKTALDMVHLEDSYTVVIDSGNGAGSVLSPYLQRELGNRVISLNSHPSGFFVRELEPNARSLSMLAKTVKAMGADVGIAHDGDADRIGVVDDGGNFVEYEVMLSLIAGYMLRKFGKGKVVTTVDAGFALDDYVRPLGGEVVRTRVGDVAVADELARHGGVFGGEPSGTWIMPEWNLTPDGIFAGALVLEMIDRLGPLSELAKEVPRYVTLRAKIPCPNEKKARAMALIAEEALRSFDYERLIDIDGVRIEGADWWILFRPSGTEPIMRITLEAHTEERAKALMEKAEEIVRRAVERA; encoded by the coding sequence ATGGGGAAGTACTTCGGAACCAGCGGGATTCGAGAGGTCGTCAACGAAAAGCTGACCCCCGAGCTCGCTCTCAACGTCGGAAGGGCCCTCGGGACGTTTCTCGAAGGGGGAACGGTCGTCGTAGGTATGGACACGAGGACGAGCGGCGAGATGGTAAAGCAAGCTTTAATAAGCGGCCTCCTCTCAACCGGGGTCGATGTGGTAGACATAGGCCTCGCGCCCACCCCGCTGACAGGCTTTGCAATCAAACTCTACAATGCCGATGCCGGCGTCACAATAACCGCCTCCCATAATCCCCCGGAGTACAACGGCATAAAGGTCTGGCAGGCCAACGGAATGGCCTACACCCCCGAGATGGAGAACAGACTTGAGGCCATTCTGGAGTCCGGAAACTTCAGGAAGGCCCCGTGGAACGAGATTGGAGCGCCCAGAAAAGCCGACCCCAGGGAGGAGTACATAAAAACCGCCCTCGATATGGTTCACCTTGAGGATTCCTACACCGTCGTTATCGATTCGGGCAACGGGGCAGGCTCTGTTCTCAGCCCCTACCTCCAGCGCGAGCTGGGGAACAGGGTTATAAGCCTCAACTCCCACCCGAGCGGATTCTTCGTTAGAGAGCTTGAGCCGAACGCCAGGAGTCTCTCGATGCTGGCCAAGACAGTTAAGGCCATGGGCGCCGATGTTGGGATAGCGCACGACGGCGACGCGGACAGGATTGGCGTCGTCGATGACGGGGGAAACTTCGTGGAATACGAGGTCATGCTGAGCCTCATAGCCGGCTACATGCTGAGGAAGTTCGGAAAGGGAAAGGTGGTAACGACGGTCGATGCCGGCTTTGCCCTCGATGACTACGTTAGGCCACTCGGCGGGGAGGTCGTGAGGACCCGCGTTGGAGATGTGGCCGTTGCCGACGAGCTTGCCAGACACGGCGGGGTCTTCGGCGGCGAGCCGAGCGGGACGTGGATAATGCCGGAGTGGAACCTAACGCCGGACGGTATTTTCGCCGGGGCGCTGGTCCTTGAGATGATCGACAGGCTCGGCCCACTGAGCGAACTCGCTAAAGAAGTCCCGCGCTACGTGACGCTTCGCGCCAAGATACCCTGCCCCAACGAAAAGAAGGCCAGGGCGATGGCGCTCATAGCCGAGGAAGCCCTCAGGAGCTTCGACTACGAGAGGCTCATAGACATCGACGGCGTTAGAATAGAGGGTGCCGACTGGTGGATTCTGTTTAGGCCGAGCGGGACGGAGCCGATAATGCGCATAACCCTCGAAGCGCACACAGAGGAAAGAGCAAAGGCGCTGATGGAAAAGGCCGAGGAGATCGTGAGGAGGGCGGTGGAGAGAGCTTGA
- a CDS encoding metal-dependent hydrolase → MMWYTHVVFGVLFYLIAVLFGAPMSLINIGMAALGALMPDIDHPKSYISTKLPGGTVMPRFVEHRGATHTIEAAFLITALVGGLAYWITDSYWLGIAFFIGYISHLFADTLTVSGIKWSRFSSFHPRGKIRTGTRGEGLVLILVTFATLVLFAYLLLPEETSRNLGWVMLMALIATFAIIGKKLKRLK, encoded by the coding sequence ATGATGTGGTACACCCACGTTGTCTTCGGGGTTCTCTTCTACCTAATAGCGGTGCTCTTCGGCGCCCCGATGAGCTTAATCAACATTGGAATGGCGGCCCTTGGAGCCTTGATGCCCGACATAGACCACCCCAAGTCCTACATCTCTACCAAGCTCCCCGGTGGAACGGTCATGCCCCGCTTCGTCGAGCACAGGGGCGCGACCCACACGATAGAGGCGGCTTTTTTAATAACCGCCCTCGTTGGCGGCCTTGCCTACTGGATAACCGACAGCTACTGGCTAGGCATAGCGTTCTTCATCGGTTACATCTCCCACCTCTTCGCGGACACCCTGACGGTCTCGGGCATTAAGTGGAGCCGCTTTTCGAGCTTCCACCCGAGGGGGAAGATAAGAACCGGAACGCGGGGAGAGGGGCTGGTTCTGATACTGGTCACCTTCGCCACGCTGGTGCTCTTCGCCTACCTGCTCCTGCCCGAGGAGACGAGCCGGAACCTGGGCTGGGTCATGCTGATGGCGTTGATAGCGACCTTCGCGATAATAGGGAAGAAGCTGAAGAGGTTGAAGTGA
- a CDS encoding PIN domain-containing protein, which produces MEVILDFNVAFSALHSRGVAHRLFAVNHIARQFNFLVPEFFGEELYGHMDRLVRLTRLDRNDLEEMLSLIRFQTTVVPFEWVKERIEEARAISPDPYDVLYVATVLATGSPLLTGDKRLISALGEQGLPVMTLSEAVELLFGGEEP; this is translated from the coding sequence ATGGAGGTCATCCTCGACTTCAACGTGGCCTTCTCAGCCCTGCACAGCAGGGGCGTCGCCCACAGGCTGTTCGCCGTGAACCACATAGCGAGGCAGTTCAACTTCCTCGTCCCCGAGTTCTTCGGGGAGGAGCTTTACGGGCACATGGACAGGCTGGTGAGGCTAACGAGACTCGACCGGAACGACCTCGAGGAGATGCTCTCGCTCATCCGCTTCCAAACGACGGTCGTCCCCTTTGAGTGGGTGAAGGAGAGGATCGAGGAGGCAAGGGCGATAAGCCCCGACCCGTACGATGTCCTGTACGTTGCAACGGTTCTGGCCACCGGCTCACCCCTCCTCACGGGTGACAAGAGGCTGATTTCGGCCCTCGGAGAGCAGGGCCTGCCGGTGATGACCCTCAGTGAGGCGGTAGAACTGCTCTTCGGAGGTGAGGAGCCATGA
- a CDS encoding AAA family ATPase: MIVGVVGKIAAGKTTVARFFEEKGFCRVSCSDPLIDLLTHNVSDYSWIPELPEKAEPTRERLIEFGKYLKEKYGGDVLIRLAVDKKRNCRNIVIDGVRSREEIEAIKKLGGKVIYVEARPEIRFKRLVKRKASKDKGIKSFEDFKSMDDAEERLYHTSELKGLADYVIVNEGTLEELREKVERIIEEIAGKV; the protein is encoded by the coding sequence ATGATAGTCGGTGTCGTTGGAAAGATCGCCGCCGGAAAGACCACCGTTGCCAGGTTCTTCGAGGAGAAGGGATTCTGCAGGGTTTCCTGCAGCGACCCGCTGATAGACCTGCTCACCCACAACGTTTCCGACTACTCGTGGATCCCGGAACTGCCTGAAAAGGCCGAACCGACGCGCGAGAGGCTCATAGAGTTCGGGAAGTACCTGAAGGAGAAGTACGGCGGGGACGTCCTCATAAGGCTCGCCGTCGATAAAAAGAGGAACTGCAGGAACATCGTCATAGACGGCGTCCGCTCGCGGGAGGAGATAGAGGCGATAAAGAAACTCGGCGGAAAGGTGATTTACGTCGAGGCGAGGCCCGAGATAAGGTTCAAGCGGCTGGTGAAGAGGAAGGCGAGCAAGGATAAGGGCATAAAGAGCTTTGAGGACTTTAAAAGCATGGACGACGCCGAGGAGCGGTTGTACCACACGAGCGAGCTGAAGGGCCTAGCGGATTACGTGATAGTCAACGAGGGGACGCTGGAGGAGCTGAGGGAGAAGGTAGAGAGGATCATCGAGGAGATAGCGGGGAAGGTTTAA
- a CDS encoding ECF transporter S component, producing MGVRMSSREIALIGMMLGLSLLFDVMPIEMPTVWGMKIDLVAVPIIMVYLLTGFTGGLTAVLLLFAGLSVVSSASWLGAMMKSFATLAVIVGFEVAKRATGFELSTGGGKLVVFAVLAYLAGLAVRIPLMLALNYYVALEIWLGLPREQVVQAVESWTGVPFWVAIGLPNAIQSAIDVFLGLAATIPVLRRVPHLLE from the coding sequence ATGGGTGTGAGGATGAGTTCGAGGGAGATAGCTCTAATCGGAATGATGCTCGGCCTCTCGCTGCTCTTCGATGTGATGCCGATTGAGATGCCCACAGTGTGGGGTATGAAGATAGACCTCGTGGCGGTTCCGATAATAATGGTTTACCTCCTCACAGGCTTCACCGGCGGCTTAACCGCGGTTCTGCTCCTCTTTGCGGGCCTGAGCGTCGTCTCCTCCGCCAGCTGGCTCGGGGCGATGATGAAGTCCTTCGCGACCCTGGCGGTCATAGTGGGCTTTGAAGTGGCGAAGAGGGCTACAGGCTTCGAGCTTTCCACCGGTGGGGGGAAACTCGTGGTCTTCGCCGTCCTGGCCTACCTCGCCGGCCTTGCCGTCAGGATACCGCTCATGCTGGCCCTCAACTACTACGTTGCCCTTGAGATATGGCTCGGCCTCCCGAGGGAGCAGGTGGTTCAGGCTGTCGAGAGCTGGACCGGTGTTCCGTTCTGGGTTGCCATCGGCCTTCCGAACGCGATACAGAGCGCCATAGACGTCTTCCTGGGACTGGCGGCGACGATACCGGTGCTGAGAAGGGTTCCCCACCTGCTGGAATAA
- the pyrI gene encoding aspartate carbamoyltransferase regulatory subunit, with protein MPELKVEVIPEGTVIDHIPAGKWLKVIEILGLTKPNGGTLLIASNVPSGKLGRKDIVKVEGRYLSEEEVNKIALIAPSATVNIVRDYKIVEKFKVSIPGEIVGILRCPNPNCVSNHEHVKPRFHVVSKEPLKLRCHYCERTMEEEEIMGNL; from the coding sequence ATGCCCGAGCTCAAGGTTGAAGTAATTCCGGAAGGAACGGTTATAGACCACATTCCCGCCGGAAAGTGGCTCAAGGTCATCGAGATTCTCGGCCTAACCAAGCCCAACGGGGGGACCCTGCTCATAGCCTCGAACGTCCCAAGCGGGAAGCTCGGAAGGAAGGACATCGTCAAGGTCGAGGGGCGCTACCTGAGCGAGGAGGAAGTGAACAAGATAGCCCTCATCGCCCCGAGCGCAACGGTGAACATAGTCAGGGACTACAAGATAGTGGAGAAGTTCAAGGTCTCGATTCCGGGCGAGATAGTTGGAATCCTTCGCTGTCCCAACCCAAACTGCGTCAGCAACCACGAGCACGTGAAGCCAAGGTTCCACGTCGTCTCGAAGGAACCCCTCAAGCTACGTTGCCACTACTGCGAGAGGACGATGGAAGAAGAGGAGATAATGGGCAACCTCTAG
- the pyrB gene encoding aspartate carbamoyltransferase has translation MDWKGRDVISVRDFSKEDIEFVLKVAERLETELKEKGSLDYARGKILATLFFEPSTRTRLSFESAMHRLGGSVIGFSSASSTSVKKGESLADTIKTVEQYSDVIVIRHPMEGAARLAAEVAEIPVINAGDGSNQHPTQTLLDLYTIKRAFGMIDGLTIGLLGDLKYGRTVHSLAEALAFYDVELYLISPELLRMPRHIIEELREKGVKVHETTDLEGAIPELDVLYVTRIQRERFPDEEEYLKVKGSYQVNPKVLKNAKERLKVMHPLPRVDEIHPEVDKTPHALYFRQVFSGVPVRMALLGLTLGVLEGF, from the coding sequence ATGGACTGGAAAGGACGCGACGTGATAAGCGTTAGGGACTTCTCGAAGGAGGATATCGAGTTTGTTTTGAAGGTTGCCGAAAGGCTTGAAACTGAGCTGAAGGAGAAGGGCTCGCTCGACTACGCACGAGGGAAGATACTCGCCACGCTCTTCTTCGAGCCTTCAACGAGGACACGGCTGAGCTTCGAGAGCGCGATGCACAGGCTGGGGGGCTCGGTCATAGGCTTCTCCTCGGCCTCAAGCACGAGCGTAAAGAAGGGCGAGAGCCTGGCAGACACAATAAAGACGGTCGAGCAGTACAGCGATGTCATCGTGATAAGGCACCCGATGGAGGGTGCCGCAAGGTTAGCGGCGGAGGTGGCGGAGATACCTGTCATCAACGCCGGCGACGGAAGCAACCAGCACCCGACCCAAACGCTCCTTGACCTCTACACCATAAAGCGCGCCTTCGGAATGATTGACGGCCTAACAATTGGCCTGCTCGGCGACCTGAAGTACGGGAGAACGGTTCACAGCCTCGCGGAGGCTTTAGCCTTCTACGACGTCGAGCTCTACCTCATCTCACCCGAACTCCTGAGAATGCCGAGGCACATCATCGAGGAGCTCCGCGAGAAAGGCGTTAAGGTCCACGAGACAACCGACCTTGAGGGGGCGATTCCAGAGCTCGACGTCCTCTACGTCACGAGAATCCAGCGCGAGCGCTTTCCCGACGAGGAGGAGTACCTCAAGGTGAAGGGGAGCTACCAGGTGAACCCCAAAGTATTGAAGAACGCCAAGGAGCGCCTCAAGGTGATGCACCCGCTCCCGAGGGTGGACGAGATTCACCCGGAGGTGGATAAAACCCCGCACGCCCTCTACTTCAGGCAGGTCTTTTCGGGTGTTCCCGTTAGAATGGCACTCCTCGGATTAACCCTTGGAGTCTTGGAGGGATTCTGA
- a CDS encoding thiamine-phosphate synthase family protein: MRTPSVYVAEELMPYLRARIAEGLYRAGMRQSVIGEYLGITQAMVSKYLAGKYKRPPAEVAEKLDEIAGEAIRLILFGGKKEEAIALVSRRIFELFQTGFLCRFYSAYSGVSEETCRSMFSVQGNRAEVIEVLNLALGELAKMRGFPSLIPEVRSNLAYALPSPRGPEDVAAVPGRITAAKGRVFYLPPEFGASHFTAGILVELASIRPEIRSVLNIRHGGDVETALGRAGFKVCRVRTGGLEENEAVRVIAGALGERPCDAVIDEGGPGVEPLVYIFGESPMEVVEKVRRLIGALEE, encoded by the coding sequence ATGAGGACGCCGAGCGTTTACGTCGCGGAGGAGCTGATGCCCTACCTGCGCGCCAGGATAGCTGAAGGCCTCTACCGGGCGGGAATGCGGCAGTCGGTGATAGGTGAATACCTCGGCATAACCCAGGCGATGGTAAGCAAGTACCTGGCGGGCAAATACAAGCGCCCCCCGGCCGAGGTCGCGGAAAAGCTTGACGAGATAGCTGGGGAGGCGATACGGCTGATTCTCTTCGGCGGTAAGAAGGAGGAAGCTATAGCTCTCGTTTCCAGGAGGATTTTCGAGCTGTTTCAGACCGGCTTCCTGTGCCGCTTTTACTCTGCATACTCCGGGGTGAGCGAAGAGACCTGCCGCTCGATGTTCTCGGTTCAGGGGAACAGGGCAGAGGTGATAGAGGTTCTCAACCTGGCCCTCGGAGAGCTTGCCAAGATGAGGGGATTCCCCAGCCTCATTCCGGAGGTTAGGAGCAACCTTGCCTATGCCCTTCCATCTCCGCGCGGCCCGGAGGACGTGGCCGCTGTTCCTGGCAGGATAACGGCCGCGAAGGGAAGGGTCTTCTACCTCCCGCCGGAGTTCGGGGCGAGTCACTTTACCGCTGGTATACTGGTCGAGCTCGCCTCCATCAGGCCGGAAATCAGGAGCGTCCTCAACATCAGGCACGGTGGGGACGTCGAGACCGCCCTGGGGAGGGCCGGCTTCAAGGTCTGCCGGGTGAGGACCGGCGGGCTGGAGGAGAACGAGGCGGTCAGGGTCATCGCGGGGGCTCTTGGAGAACGGCCCTGCGATGCGGTCATAGACGAAGGCGGGCCGGGTGTTGAGCCGCTGGTTTACATCTTCGGGGAAAGCCCGATGGAGGTCGTGGAGAAGGTCAGGAGGCTCATCGGTGCGCTGGAGGAGTGA
- a CDS encoding secondary thiamine-phosphate synthase enzyme YjbQ, translating to MRVVTRELRFQTEGEIDLVDITAEVERVVEESGIENGLCLVFVPGATGAIVTIEHESGLLEDFRRALKELIPKGKGYLHDRIDDNAHSHLRATLLGASECFPVVDGRLVRGTWQQIFFVELDVIPRHRRVIVQVVGE from the coding sequence ATGAGGGTCGTGACGAGGGAGTTGAGGTTTCAGACGGAGGGCGAGATTGACCTCGTTGATATAACCGCGGAAGTAGAGAGGGTAGTTGAGGAGTCTGGGATAGAGAACGGACTCTGCCTCGTCTTCGTTCCCGGAGCGACCGGGGCCATAGTGACGATAGAGCACGAGTCCGGCCTTCTTGAGGACTTCAGGAGAGCACTTAAGGAGCTTATACCTAAAGGCAAGGGTTACCTCCACGACAGGATAGACGATAACGCCCACAGCCACCTCCGCGCTACGCTCCTCGGGGCGAGTGAGTGCTTCCCCGTCGTTGACGGCAGGCTCGTGAGGGGCACGTGGCAGCAGATTTTCTTCGTCGAGCTGGACGTGATACCGAGGCACAGGAGGGTCATCGTTCAGGTGGTTGGGGAGTGA
- a CDS encoding PLDc N-terminal domain-containing protein: MSNADYTGVLLFIYSISMLLSIVWVTLDSVTRQKRMPGVEKVIWITVAFLLGPIGAAVYYFVIKREHRYEREPEAF, from the coding sequence ATGTCAAACGCCGACTACACCGGGGTTCTTCTGTTTATCTACAGCATCTCAATGCTCCTCTCAATCGTCTGGGTAACCCTCGACTCGGTGACCAGGCAGAAGAGAATGCCTGGGGTGGAGAAGGTCATCTGGATAACCGTCGCCTTCCTCCTGGGGCCGATCGGCGCGGCTGTTTACTACTTCGTCATCAAGCGCGAGCATCGCTACGAAAGGGAACCGGAAGCCTTTTAG